The DNA window AAAAAGGGCCTCATCCACCGCCATATTTTGGAAAGGATTACCAGGACCTGTATCAAACCATTTCATTCTTCAAAAACCTTAAAGTCTCTTAAATTAAATAATGTAGACTGCTCAAAAAGAGCCAGTTTCAAGGCGCGTGCAAGCGACCGCGGAGACGTACGTTTTATGGTACGTCGACAAGGAAGTACCGCACGCAACTTTAGAAAATGGCCTTTTTCAGCAGTCTGATACCTTACCACACTAGGCGTAGTTCTTTTGCTGCCTTCACTTCATCTAACCTTCGAACAGGAGTTCGGGTGGGGGCTTCGTGAAGAAGATCAGGGTTTTCCTTGGCCTCTAAAGCAATTTTTTCTAAGACTTGAACAAAGTGGTCGAGTGTTTCTTTCGTTTCCGTTTCTGTAGGCTCAATCATCATGGCTTCTTCAACGATCAAAGGAAAGTAAACGGTAGGGGGGTGAATTCCATAATCCAGAAGCCTTTTTGCAAAATCCAGGGCTCGAATGCCATGTTTTAAATAGGGTTTAGCTGAAACGACAAATTCATGCATGACCGGTCCTTCATGAGGGGCTTCGAAAGTTTTTTTCAATTTTGAAAAAAGATAATTGGCATTGAGAACTGCGGCTTGCCCAACCTTATCAAGCCCGTCCCTTCCCAAAGTTTGAATATAAGTGAGGGCCCTTAAGAGAATTCCTACATTCCCATAAAAAGATCGAATCCTTCCCACAGAATCGGGAAGATCATATTTTAGCGTATATTGATTTTCTTTTTTCTCGACCCAAGGCGTAGGTAAAAATCGAGCTAAAGGGGTTTTCACACCGACAGGGCCTGCTCCAGGACCTCCGCCCCCATGAGGCGTTGAGAAAGTTTTGTGCAAATTAATATGAACAATGTCAAACCCCATATCTCCAGGCCGGCATAATCCTAAAAGAGGATTCAAATTGGCTCCATCATAGTAAAGCAGTGCCCCTACTTGATGAACTTTTTCAGCAATTTTAAGAATGTCTTTTTCAAACAAGCCTAATGTATTGGGATTGGTCAACATCAAACAAGCAACATCCGTTGAAAGAACTTCCTCTAACTTTTTTAAATTGACATGACCCCATTCGGATGGAACAGAAACGATGTGAAAGCCCGCCAAATGAGCGCTCGAGGGATTCGTTCCATGAGCAGAATCAGGAACAATAACTTTTGTTCTTTTTTGATTTAAATGCCGAAAATGAGCACGAACCAAAAGCATTCCTAAAAATTCTCCATGGGCTCCCGCGCAAGGTTGTAAACTAAATCGGTCCATTCCAGAGATTTCACAAAGACTTTTTTCGAGTTCATACATCACCGTAAGAATACCTTG is part of the Chlamydiota bacterium genome and encodes:
- the gcvPB gene encoding aminomethyl-transferring glycine dehydrogenase subunit GcvPB; the protein is MEKTIFELSRSGRKASSLPPDDIEGISKNLIPKKFLRENKADLPSLSELELVRHYTHLSHLNFSIDSHFYPLGSCSMKYNPKMNEVVASMPGFSKIHPYQSEGLSQGILTVMYELEKSLCEISGMDRFSLQPCAGAHGEFLGMLLVRAHFRHLNQKRTKVIVPDSAHGTNPSSAHLAGFHIVSVPSEWGHVNLKKLEEVLSTDVACLMLTNPNTLGLFEKDILKIAEKVHQVGALLYYDGANLNPLLGLCRPGDMGFDIVHINLHKTFSTPHGGGGPGAGPVGVKTPLARFLPTPWVEKKENQYTLKYDLPDSVGRIRSFYGNVGILLRALTYIQTLGRDGLDKVGQAAVLNANYLFSKLKKTFEAPHEGPVMHEFVVSAKPYLKHGIRALDFAKRLLDYGIHPPTVYFPLIVEEAMMIEPTETETKETLDHFVQVLEKIALEAKENPDLLHEAPTRTPVRRLDEVKAAKELRLVW